Proteins encoded in a region of the Hippocampus zosterae strain Florida chromosome 11, ASM2543408v3, whole genome shotgun sequence genome:
- the vsir gene encoding V-type immunoglobulin domain-containing suppressor of T-cell activation isoform X2, translated as MESGLLGSKTMLFWCCCLVMSTSGVTGNTSHSLSPLSISTAHLFWTCPEGATFAPDCAQTGLPLAPSDVLKHAWLFTPHSNKHCTGRLGPRHMTYGHPHGNHSLPPGFKFGYSKNNLWMVLQNVTIADQGRYCCMVLDFQQDHKHTSLVQSSHSHVILHVTPRAQELVRMDSEAHGHENPVFRRESPRVKTVTQIMTRQSSGTGRRLLSDPGTPMTPSAHGDVFFPIEDTIPESPDILLL; from the exons ATGGAGTCCGGATTACTTGGGAGTAAAACGATGTTGTTTTGGTGCTGTTGCCTTGTGATGTCCACAAGTGGAG tGACCGGGAACACATCCCATTCCCTTTCCCCACTGAGCATTTCTACCGCTCACCTTTTCTGGACCTGTCCGGAAGGGGCAACTTTTGCGCCCGACTGTGCTCAGACAGGCCTTCCTTTGGCGCCCTCTGACGTCCTAAAACACGCCTGGCTTTTCACGCCGCACAGCAACAAACACTGCACGGGACGGTTAGGCCCACGACACATGACCTACGGTCATCCACATGGAAACCACAGCTTGCCACCAGGGTTCAAATTTGGATATTCAAAAAACAACCTCTGGATGGTTCTGCAGAATGTGACCATCGCCGACCAGGGGCGGTATTGCTGTATGGTCCTGGACTTTCAGCAAGACCATAAACATACCAGCCTTGTGCAGAGTTCCCACAGTCATGTTATACTCCACGTGACACCAC GTGCACAAGAGCTGGTGAGGATGGACAG TGAAGCTCACGGCCATGAGAACCCAGTGTTTCGTCGTGAATCACCCCGAGTGAAGACCGTTACTCAAATTATGACAAGGCAGTCCTCGGGGACTGGCCGCCGTCTGTTATCTGACCCAGGAACCCCCATGACTCCTTCTGCACATGGGGACGTTTTCTTCCCAATAGAAG ACACCATCCCTGAGTCTCCAGACATCCTCCTGCTTTAA
- the vsir gene encoding V-type immunoglobulin domain-containing suppressor of T-cell activation isoform X1, translating into MESGLLGSKTMLFWCCCLVMSTSGVTGNTSHSLSPLSISTAHLFWTCPEGATFAPDCAQTGLPLAPSDVLKHAWLFTPHSNKHCTGRLGPRHMTYGHPHGNHSLPPGFKFGYSKNNLWMVLQNVTIADQGRYCCMVLDFQQDHKHTSLVQSSHSHVILHVTPRTNGSQQCSILETALPGGAVPVAVAIAACILALLSLPIILLLVYRQRQNNHSNRRAQELVRMDSEAHGHENPVFRRESPRVKTVTQIMTRQSSGTGRRLLSDPGTPMTPSAHGDVFFPIEDTIPESPDILLL; encoded by the exons ATGGAGTCCGGATTACTTGGGAGTAAAACGATGTTGTTTTGGTGCTGTTGCCTTGTGATGTCCACAAGTGGAG tGACCGGGAACACATCCCATTCCCTTTCCCCACTGAGCATTTCTACCGCTCACCTTTTCTGGACCTGTCCGGAAGGGGCAACTTTTGCGCCCGACTGTGCTCAGACAGGCCTTCCTTTGGCGCCCTCTGACGTCCTAAAACACGCCTGGCTTTTCACGCCGCACAGCAACAAACACTGCACGGGACGGTTAGGCCCACGACACATGACCTACGGTCATCCACATGGAAACCACAGCTTGCCACCAGGGTTCAAATTTGGATATTCAAAAAACAACCTCTGGATGGTTCTGCAGAATGTGACCATCGCCGACCAGGGGCGGTATTGCTGTATGGTCCTGGACTTTCAGCAAGACCATAAACATACCAGCCTTGTGCAGAGTTCCCACAGTCATGTTATACTCCACGTGACACCAC GAACAAATGGATCTCAACAATGTTCCATCTTAGAGACTGCATTACCCGGAG GGGCTGTACCAGTGGCCGTGGCCATAGCAGCCTGCATTTTGGCTCTGCTTTCGCTGCCCATTATTCTGCTCCTTGTCTACAGGCAGAGACAGAACAACCATTCGAACAGAC GTGCACAAGAGCTGGTGAGGATGGACAG TGAAGCTCACGGCCATGAGAACCCAGTGTTTCGTCGTGAATCACCCCGAGTGAAGACCGTTACTCAAATTATGACAAGGCAGTCCTCGGGGACTGGCCGCCGTCTGTTATCTGACCCAGGAACCCCCATGACTCCTTCTGCACATGGGGACGTTTTCTTCCCAATAGAAG ACACCATCCCTGAGTCTCCAGACATCCTCCTGCTTTAA